GGCAATTGTGAATCTGGTACTGAAAGAGGCAGCACTGAAAACTCAACTAGAAGGGCGAGTAGCCCAAACCATCGGCAATTCTGAGTCTCAACCAGAACAGAATTTGCAAATCGGGGCGCTCAAGCAGGCTTTAAGTGAAAATCTCGTCAAAGCCGAAGTAGAACGTTTGGCGTTAGCAAACCAAGTAGCGGAATTACGGAAAGCTTTTATCATCAACAAAACACGTTTGGAGAGCTTACCGCGACTGGAACAACAGCAGCTACAGCTACAGCGTCAATTACAAGTGGCGCGAATTACCTATGAACAACTGCTCAAGCAATTGCAAGAAGTTGAGGTGGTAGAAAACCAAAATGTCGGTAATGCGCGGGTAATATCTGAAGGTTTAGTTCCAGAAAAGCCGGTTTCTCCGGTGATTCCCCTGAATTTAGCCCTAGGTGGATTTTTAGGAATCTTGCTGGGTGCGGGAACGGCGCTGATCTTGGAAGCGTTGGATAATTCCCTCAAGACAATTGAGGAAGTCAAACGGCTATTGGGCTATCCCTTGCTGGGTACGATTCCCTTGACTGAAAAAGTTAAGGGTGCTGATGGTGATGCACTAGTAGAATTACCTGTACTGAACAATCCTTATTCGTCTCAGTCCGCAGCCTTTGAAATGCTCCAGGCGAATCTAGGGTTCTCGATTTCTGACAAAGCGCTGAGAGTAATTGTCATCAGTAGTTCTATTCCCGGTGAAGGTAAATCCTTTGTCGCTGCTAACTTAGCAGTAGCGGTAGCCCAAATCGGACGACGAGTCCTATTGCTGGATGGAGATATGCGGCGTCCCCGTCAGCATAAAATTTGGGAACAGTCTAACCTTGTGGGGCTGAGTAATATTTTAGTGAGTCAAGCTGAGTTACAAACTACTACGAAAGAAGCTTTGATGACTCTGGATTTGGTAACATCAGGGACAATTCCACCGAATCCAGCAGCACTGTTAGATTCTCAACGGATGGCGGAGGTGATTCGAGAGGCTAGTAAGGAATATGACTTTGTGATTATTGATGCTCCACCTTTGACGGCGGTTGCTGATGCACTCATGTTCGGTAAGTTGGTGGATGGTCTATTGTTGGTTGTGCGTCCTGGGGTGGCTAATATTGCGTCGGTTAATGCGGCGAAGTCGTTGTTGGAGCAAGCCGGTCAGCGGGTGTTGGGTATGGTGGTGAATGGTGTGACTTCTGGTAGTAGTTATGGTGGTTATTATTCTAAGGGTTATTACGGGGCGAGGGGGAATGAGAAGAATGGGAAGGTGGATGTGCCAATGTCTAAAATTCGGATTTCGTGATGGTTGCTCCTATCTTTATGGTTAGTGCTTATTATGCCTGTTATCTGTCATATTTTAGATAGATTGGACGAAAAGAAACACTTCACGGTTGGTTATCACATAGTTGCAACTAAAATGTGAGATAGTTCATCCAGGAAATAACTTATTCTCAATAAATTTATTGTTTAGCAACACTAAATTACTAAATTGAAAAACAGTTTTTTAAAGAATGGATTCTACAATGCTGCTGGTGGAATTATCCGAATTGGATTAGCTTTACTCACAATTCCCTTACTGATTCGCCTGATTGGCGTTGAAGAATACGGGTTGTGGACACTGGCTTCTACCGTAATCTTAATTGTTGCTTTAGCTGAGGCTGGTCTTGCTACAGCAACTACCGTGTTTGTCTCTCAGGACTTAGGAAAGGAGGATGTTGATGGATTATCGCAGACTTTAACTGTAACCTTTGGGGCTATGCTGATACTAGCTACCCTCGGAGCGATCGCTCTTTGGTTTGGTGCTGAGGGTATTGTTGATTTGTTCCCTAAACTAGGAAAAACACAACAGTTAGCAGCCATACAAGCTTTACAACTTGGTGGCTTGGTAGTCTGGGCAAAATTATTGCAACAGGTTTTAATCGGTGTGGAGCAAGCTTATCAGCGTTATAGCTTGCTGAATATTTTGAATACGATGCAATGGGTTTTGCTGAGTTTGGGACTGTTTGGGGTAGCTTGGTTTGGTGGTCGGACGGTCGCACTCATGCAGTGGCAAGCTTTAACAAGTGTAGTAACATTGTTAAGTCATATTTGGGTAGTGCGATCGCTTGTTCAGGGTGTACGCCTACGACTCATTTGGAAAACCGAAAAGGGGCTAGCAATTGCAAACTATAGCCTAATAATATGGTTGATATCTTTAGGGACTGCTTTGTTCAGTAGAGGTGATCGCCTGATTGTTGGTTATTTGCTAGGTTCTGAAACCCTCGGAGTATACGCTGGAATTACTGATGCAACAGCAGCAATTAACTCATTCTCAGCATTGCCTGTTCAGCCCCTTGTTCCAGTTCTTAGCAATCATTCAGCAAAGCATAATATCAGTAATCCAGAGTTAGCAAAAAAGGTAAAACAGGCTTTTGAAGTGAATGGACTTTTTGCCTTAGGTTCTGCTGCTTGGCTGTTTATGTTTGCACCATTAGTTATGCATCTAATGTTTGCAGATGCAGCTACTGACAACAGTATAGTTGGTTTTAGAGTGGCAACAGTCATTTATGGACTTTTTTCACTGAATACTGTAGGATTCTTTATCCTTATCAGTGTTGCTGCCAAGTTGGTGATGAGCATTCAGTTGATGAGTGGGTGTTTTTCATTGATATTAATTGCCATTGGGGCAAGCAAATTTGGATTGTTGGGTGCCATTACAGGTAATATTGGTTTTCTTGTAACTTGGCTAATGATTTTTTCAGGTCTTGATCTGTTAAAGTTACCTAAATGGTTATGGCTAAAATCTTTAATATTTCCATTAATTTGGTTTACAATGTGTATATTAATTGGCTTATTAATTTCTCAAATTGAATTTATAGTCATTATTTCTACAATCCAAATGATAATTCTAATTGGCTGGTTTTTAAGTATTTATAAACAAAATTTTAGGGTAATGCTAAATAAAATTGGTTTTTAGCAACCCGCCAATAAAATCAAAATAATTGTATTAGTATTCATTGTAAAAATAAACAAAAAAATGGATAAAATTATGACCCAATCATCAATAATATTTGGAATGCGTTATACCCTTAAGACTGTCTATCATGTTATTTCTGAATTAGGATTCAATCCTCTCAATACAATTTCATTTCTGAGAGGTATCCCTATTTATGTTTATCAATTCATAAAATTTTATTTAGAAAGTCAAAAGTCCGATCAAAGTCTTCGTATCGGAAATCCGTTTCCATGTATGATAGACAGATATGAAGGGGCAGGTCATATCACTAAACATTATTTTCATCAAGATTTATGGGCTGCACGCAAAGTTTATCAGAATAATCCCGAACATCACATAGATGTTGGCTCAAGAATTGATGGTTTTGTTGCCCATGTACTAACTTTTCGTGATATTGAAATCCTTGATGTTAGACCTATGGCTTCAAATGTTTCTGGTATGACCTTTCGTCAAGCTGATTTGATGCAATCAGAAAGCGTACCAGCCAACATCTGTGATTCTCTTTCTTGTCTACATGCATTAGAACATTTTGGACTGGGACGATATGGAGATCCAATTGATTCAGAAGGTCATATTAAAGGTTTACATTCTTTAACAAAGTTGTTAAAACCAGGTGGAAAGTTATTACTATCAGTTCCCATTGGTTTTGAGAGAGTTGAATTTAATGGACATCGTGTATTTTCAGTTGAAACTATCCTTTCACTGACCAAGGAAAATTATGACTTAATTTCATTTTCTTACATTGATGATGGAGATAATTTTTACGAAAATTATGATACAGAGAAAGTTCCAGATATGATTTACGGCTGTGGTCTATTTGAGTTTAAAAAAAACTAAATTTCGTCAATAGCAAAAGCTAACAAACTTTTACACTATTTGGTATTGGCGACAAATGAAAAAATTATTTATGCAGGTAGTTAAAAAAATATGCGAGTAAGTTCGGATTACCAGTTTTCTGTGGATAGTAGACATTGTGTATTTTAAATGGAGTATTACTATGAAGAATTTGATCAGGCGTTATTTATTTGCTATTTTAGCAACCACTCAATTTCACCCCCTATTTAAATGTTTATATAGACTTTCTGTTTGGGGTATGAACATCGGTTTAGGTGGGGGGGTTGAAGATAGCGGAGAAAAATATGTATTGAGTAAATTTGCAAAAACTATAGGTGCAAATAAGATTCCTGTAATATTTGATGTTGGTAGTAATCAAGGTCAATTTGCCTGTGCTGCATATCAAATTC
The Gloeotrichia echinulata CP02 DNA segment above includes these coding regions:
- a CDS encoding polysaccharide biosynthesis tyrosine autokinase; the protein is MSTKPEAQDSSLNFQQYWLILKRRWLVTSVVISSVFGVTALVTFSQKPVYESDGKLLFNKQSGVSSLTSLTAKVGELGGLTNLSNPVDTEAEVIRSYPIINKTITSLNLKDKKGKTLTMEGFLKILKLKTIRGTDVMQLSYRSTDQEEAAAVVNTVMKYYLDSNVLTNRSEARAAREFLSKQIPEVEKRVTQAEMAVRRFKEKNRVIALEVEAKVGVEGLKDLVEAITNAQAELAAANTRSVALQNEIKLNTQQAVELSTLSQSPGVQQVLTEYQKVQDELAVARTRYTDDNPAIVNLVLKEAALKTQLEGRVAQTIGNSESQPEQNLQIGALKQALSENLVKAEVERLALANQVAELRKAFIINKTRLESLPRLEQQQLQLQRQLQVARITYEQLLKQLQEVEVVENQNVGNARVISEGLVPEKPVSPVIPLNLALGGFLGILLGAGTALILEALDNSLKTIEEVKRLLGYPLLGTIPLTEKVKGADGDALVELPVLNNPYSSQSAAFEMLQANLGFSISDKALRVIVISSSIPGEGKSFVAANLAVAVAQIGRRVLLLDGDMRRPRQHKIWEQSNLVGLSNILVSQAELQTTTKEALMTLDLVTSGTIPPNPAALLDSQRMAEVIREASKEYDFVIIDAPPLTAVADALMFGKLVDGLLLVVRPGVANIASVNAAKSLLEQAGQRVLGMVVNGVTSGSSYGGYYSKGYYGARGNEKNGKVDVPMSKIRIS
- a CDS encoding oligosaccharide flippase family protein; protein product: MKNSFLKNGFYNAAGGIIRIGLALLTIPLLIRLIGVEEYGLWTLASTVILIVALAEAGLATATTVFVSQDLGKEDVDGLSQTLTVTFGAMLILATLGAIALWFGAEGIVDLFPKLGKTQQLAAIQALQLGGLVVWAKLLQQVLIGVEQAYQRYSLLNILNTMQWVLLSLGLFGVAWFGGRTVALMQWQALTSVVTLLSHIWVVRSLVQGVRLRLIWKTEKGLAIANYSLIIWLISLGTALFSRGDRLIVGYLLGSETLGVYAGITDATAAINSFSALPVQPLVPVLSNHSAKHNISNPELAKKVKQAFEVNGLFALGSAAWLFMFAPLVMHLMFADAATDNSIVGFRVATVIYGLFSLNTVGFFILISVAAKLVMSIQLMSGCFSLILIAIGASKFGLLGAITGNIGFLVTWLMIFSGLDLLKLPKWLWLKSLIFPLIWFTMCILIGLLISQIEFIVIISTIQMIILIGWFLSIYKQNFRVMLNKIGF
- a CDS encoding DUF268 domain-containing protein codes for the protein MTQSSIIFGMRYTLKTVYHVISELGFNPLNTISFLRGIPIYVYQFIKFYLESQKSDQSLRIGNPFPCMIDRYEGAGHITKHYFHQDLWAARKVYQNNPEHHIDVGSRIDGFVAHVLTFRDIEILDVRPMASNVSGMTFRQADLMQSESVPANICDSLSCLHALEHFGLGRYGDPIDSEGHIKGLHSLTKLLKPGGKLLLSVPIGFERVEFNGHRVFSVETILSLTKENYDLISFSYIDDGDNFYENYDTEKVPDMIYGCGLFEFKKN